One segment of Plasmodium gaboni strain SY75 chromosome 3, whole genome shotgun sequence DNA contains the following:
- a CDS encoding survival motor neuron-like protein: MDEFNETLEGLEEKIEEYEKQLALVRDEIKKYEKPDEENEQIKNLKKLEGDMIEVINLTRDLIKYKKQNELENDENKELERSGEVAPDIHEHIKESNKFIGRTCSLNYENKMVYGLIENVVMQNNIEQLLIHIFETNDRIMIPPNYVQLNEVLNESALKENNQFQALYKKDGQWYDCIISKYKGDSFLITYIGYNNSEYVNTDQVRIKKKKKIKEIITPAGYKLPENLIIKEGDSLKVKMAKKKKRIALKKKQKDEIMDKEFSNKSKQWRSFHEKAISKSKHLLVSTKRVENIENKNNQTNFNIRRKFDYNDNEE, translated from the exons atggaCGAATTTAATGAAACATTAGAAGGTTTAGAG gAGAAAATTGAAGAATATGAGAAGCAGTTGGCACTAGTAAGagatgaaataaaaaagtatGAAAAGCCAGATGAGGAAAATGAGCAGATAAAgaatttgaaaaaattagaGGGTGATATGATTGAAGTTATAAATTTAACACGTgatttaattaaatataaaaagcAAA ATGAATTAGAAAATGAcgaaaataaagaattagAAAGAAGTGGAGAAGTAGCACCAGATATTCATGAACATATAAAAGaatcaaataaatttatCGGAAGGACTTGTAGTCttaattatgaaaataaaatggTTTATGGATTAATAGAAAATGTAGTAATgcaaaataatatagagCAATTgttaatacatatatttgAAACTAATGATAGAATTATGATACCTCCAAATTATGTTCAATTAAATGAAGTTTTAAATGAGTCAGCATTAAAAGAGAATAATCAATTCCAAgctttatataaaaaggatGG GCAGTGGTACGATTGTATAATTTCCAAATATAAAGGAgattcttttttaattacaTACATTggatataataatagtgaATATGTTAATACAGATCAAGTACgaataaagaaaaaaaaaaagatcAAAGAAATTATCACACCAGCAGGTTATAAATTACCAGagaatttaataattaaagAAGGTGATTCCTTAAAAGTAAAAATGgcaaaaaagaaaaaaagaattgctttgaaaaaaaaacaaaaagatGAAATTATGGATAAGGAATTTTCTAATAAATCAAAACAATGGAGATCTTTTCATGAAAAGGCTATAAGTAAAAGTAAACATCTTTTAGTATCAACTAAAAGGGttgaaaatattgaaaataagaataatcagactaattttaatattagGAGAAAATTTGATTACAATGATAACGAGGAATAA
- a CDS encoding putative U4/U6.U5 tri-snRNP-associated protein 1, with protein sequence MDDKVCELSIEETNKLREKLGLKKLNITKDNDKKNENHDDEKGGKNKRKYSSNNKTKQIEKEEGFEEHVRDTKKKKQKINTISEDYKDDINDVEAWINKTRNSMNQRLEKHDEIKYSDDENEEQSYNKKNKKRKKKNSNDNENFVSKVKVEHKNEDITEDMILTLKDQNILSSDQEDCLINEELKKQNMKSLLSKKDDNYWTQNYYDPLSYYDDNNNNNNNNNIDDNSSIQMLPKYKDEKHSFDVSVTYEKTQTKYKHEKDIEKKKKNEYKNENKSVNKKQSHETNHMVQLKKRKIKNINKRKKEEDAWDFLYNDNTEEDNQESDTTHKNNEPKKKEKILQQKRDEKDEHEQNVDILNDVINKIKEEQMDMDINYFDNPFSDNEDDKELYELLQKGSNLQKRKKEKNYENELLKYIVINEDEKSQKNKNNDNNKDNDNDHSDDDDDDNNNNNNDYNSNNVIKLTNTSEFCKNISLPLDVLENEKKVKSKKKSANAQDVDSHLNDEYNSSNKNILEENINEDILKNTILENEDDYNDDNSSELHGVSEIFNEVKLDEGLFGALEYLKTKGELNMEDKIYRNPENKPLHMSTDKDDIKLDYKNEFGKVMTPKESFRYISWIFHGKKQGKNKLEKKIKRLEIERRFKENPIDSLPTLNVLKKYQQMQKKSYFTLSNNN encoded by the coding sequence atggATGATAAAGTTTGTGAATTAAGCATAGAAGAAACAAATAAGTTAAGAGAAAAGTTAGGTctgaaaaaattaaatataacaaaagacaatgataaaaaaaatgaaaaccatgatgatgaaaaagggggtaaaaataaaagaaaatattctagtaataataaaactaAGCAAATAGAAAAAGAGGAAGGATTTGAAGAACATGTGCGAGAcacaaaaaagaaaaagcAAAAAATAAACACTATAAGTGAAGATTATAaagatgatataaatgatgTTGAAGCATggataaataaaacaagAAATTCAATGAACCAAAGACTAGAAAAACATGatgaaattaaatatagtgacgatgaaaatgaagaacAATCATATAAcaagaaaaacaaaaaaaggaaaaaaaaaaatagcaatgataatgaaaattttgTTAGTAAAGTTAAAGTAGAACATAAAAACGAAGACATAACAGAGGATATGATCTTGACATTAAAAgatcaaaatattttgagCAGTGATCAAGAAGATTGtttaataaatgaagaattgaaaaaacaaaatatgaAAAGTTTATTATCCAAAAAAGATGATAATTATTGGAcacaaaattattatgatcCACTATCATATTATGACgacaataataataataataataataataatatagatgaTAATTCATCTATACAAATGCTTCCTAAATATAAAGATGAAAAACACTCATTTGATGTAAGCGTAACTTATGAAAAAACACAgacaaaatataaacatgaaaaggatatagaaaaaaaaaaaaaaaacgaatataaaaatgaaaataaaagtgTCAATAAAAAACAAAGTCATGAAACAAACCATATGGTgcaattaaaaaaaaggaaaattaaaaatataaataaaagaaaaaaagagGAAGATGCATGGgattttctatataatgATAACACAGAAGAAGATAATCAAGAAAGTGATACAActcataaaaataatgaacccaagaaaaaagaaaaaatattacaacAGAAGCGTGATGAAAAAGATGAACACGAACAAAATGTAGATATACTAAATGAtgttattaataaaataaaagaagaacAAATGGATATGGacataaattattttgataatcCTTTTAGTGATAACGAAGATgataaagaattatatgaaCTCTTACAAAAAGGAAGTAATTTACAAAAAcgaaaaaaagaaaaaaactatgaaaatgaattattaaaatatattgttatcaatgaagatgaaaaaagtcaaaaaaataaaaataatgataataataaggatAACGATAATGATCATTctgatgatgatgatgatgataataataataataataatgattataattCCAATAATGTTATTAAACTAACAAATACATCAGaattttgtaaaaatatttccTTACCACTTGATGTACTAGAAAACgaaaaaaaagtaaaaagtaaaaaaaaatctgCTAACGCACAGGACGTGGATAGCCATTtaaatgatgaatataattcatcaaacaaaaacatattagaagaaaatattaatgaagatatattaaaaaatacgattttagaaaatgaagatgatTATAACGATGATAATTCTTCTGAACTTCATGGAGTATCagaaatatttaatgaAGTTAAACTGGATGAAGGTTTATTTGGTGCATtagaatatttaaaaacaaaagGTGAATTAAATATGGAAGATAAAATTTATAGAAATCCTGAAAACAAACCATTACATATGTCCACAGATAAAGATGATATTAAACTagattataaaaatgaatttgGTAAGGTTATGACACCAAAAGAATCCTTCAGATATATATCATGGATTTTTCATGGAAAAAAAcaaggaaaaaataaattagaaaaaaaaatcaagAGATTAGAAATTGAAAGAAGATTCAAAGAAAACCCAATAGACTCATTACCTACATTAAATGTTTTGAAGAAATATCAGCAGATGCAAAAGAAATCATACTTTACcttatcaaataataattaa
- a CDS encoding hypothetical protein (conserved Plasmodium protein, unknown function), with product MEEEKVLDSFEVLYNNVKGNMYITNRFLIYISETTKKEKDENNSLFLMNDIDLKICVFSWKKTEKSKKKNKIRFTFARTDRKNNFCFHDYNSTDSYIFEFFNEKNYNDISDMINSLNKDNLRNHLFVDFNLNLIKNEYRIYETNEDGNDNNKIDKNNINELLNEHDNFNINKITGDEVLNVLPSHELLKENEKKMKRRKKGELDTNDIIIEDDSNNNEVDSSENNLSDDNDNVNDFYNSLNRMFEADRDFKKLYDMCIENNILNEEEFYKLHKNQLYEYKNISCCEDMNILKEPIYISEEQKLSKSVEINNELRRLILSENKELKKLYDYYIENNILSDSKFWFFLFNNKYSHLFFYDKNEKDPMSNKQVLNIKEDKLFESLSYNLENLNQDIKGTLEKCILKEYLTHKSSNKKNFLFKNNYYFNEENIEGFGVFTNEKLIKNYNNSYNLLINKFNNYCIGMIKDNKYTLDKFYNDLKEKIDDTDLNILDEKKAQQFNLEKIKTNICDEESLKEEISQNEKYVNDHFDKFMDDLRANKHTTKKNYADLYNIGRVLFVLNTKRCQSNQSLLIGTIEYEQHILDIVKEYHIKINYLLNLFYTSYIPEENKRNNILENLSRIKDEIQAKQEEYNSVLIMGKPLLIHLFEQIAICKKFNEKLNKYIQEKRKKA from the exons ATGGAAGAAGAGAAGGTGTTAGATTCATTCGAAGTATTATACAACAATGTGAAGGGGAATATGTATATAACAAATAGATTTctgatatatatatcagAGACAACtaaaaaggaaaaagatgaaaataattcGTTATTTTTAATGAATGATATAGATTTGAAGATTTGCGTATTTAGTTGGAAGAAAACTGAAAAATcgaagaaaaaaaataaaattcGTTTTACTTTTGCCAGAACGgatagaaaaaataatttttgttttcatGATTATAATAGTACAgattcttatatttttgaattttttaatgagaagaattataatgatattagtgatatgataaattctttaaataaagataatttaagaaatcatttatttgtggactttaatttaaatttaataaaaaatgaatatagGATATATGAAACAAATGAAGATGGTAAtgataataacaaaatagataagaataatattaatgaattattaaatgaacatgataattttaatataaataaaataacagGTGATGAGGTGTTAAATGTTTTACCATCTCATGAATTgttaaaagaaaatgagaaaaaaatgaaaagaagGAAAAAAGGAGAATTAGATAcaaatgatataattatagaagatgatagtaataataatgaagtTGATAGTAGTGAGAATAATTTAagtgatgataatgataatgttaatgatttttataattctttaaataGAATGTTTGAGGCTGATAGagattttaaaaaattatatgatatgtgtattgaaaataatatattaaatgaagaagaattttataaattacataaaaatcagttatatgaatataaaaatatttcttgTTGTGAAgatatgaatatattaaaagaacctatatatatatcagAAGAACAGAAATTGTCTAAGAGTgttgaaataaataatgaattaaGAAGATTAATTTTAAgtgaaaataaagaattaaaaaagttatatgattattatattgaaaataatatattaagtGATAGTAAATTTTggttttttttatttaacaataaatatagtcatttatttttttatgataaaaatgaaaaagatCCAATGTCAAATAAACAAGTgttaaatattaaagaagataaattatttgaatctttatcatataatttagAAAATTTAAATCAAGATATTAAAGGAACATTAGAGAAatgtatattaaaagaatatttaaCACATAAATcatcaaataaaaaaaattttttatttaaaaataattattattttaatgaagaaaatatagaaGGTTTTGGAGTATTTActaatgaaaaattaatcaaaaattataataattcttataatctattaattaataaatttaataattattgtATAGGTATgataaaagataataagTATACTCTGgataaattttataatgatttaaaagaaaaaattgaTGACACtgatttaaatattttggatgaaaaaaaagcaCAACAGTTTAACttggaaaaaataaaaacaaatatatgtGATGAGGAAAGTTTAAAAGAGGAAATATCACAAAATGAGAAATATGTGAATGATCATTTTGATAAATTTATGGACGATTTAAGGGCAAATAAGCATACaactaaaaaaaattacGCAGATTTGTATAACATAG GGAGGGTTTTATTTGTTCTAAATACGAAGAGATGCCAAAGCAACCAATCCTTGTTAATAGGAACTATTGAATATGAACAACACATTCTTGATATTGTAAAAgaatatcatataaaaattaattatttacTAAACTTATTTTATACATCTTATATTCctgaagaaaataaaaggaaTAATATTTTAGAGAATTTATCAAGAATAAAGGATGAAATTCAAGCAAAGCAA GAAGAATATAATAGTGTCTTGATTATGGGAAAGCCATTATTGATTCATTTGTTTGAACAAATAGCTATATGTAAAAAGTTTAATGAAAAActtaataaatatattcaagAAAAGAGAAAGAAAGCATAA